The Arachis ipaensis cultivar K30076 chromosome B07, Araip1.1, whole genome shotgun sequence genome includes a window with the following:
- the LOC107609784 gene encoding glycine-rich domain-containing protein 1, protein MEKQQELEWAEAQKIIISEDLLVKAKQQLLFLAEVDRNRCLYGGSVLERATFRYKYCWLPLLAKHVETPMTQDPLVVPLDCEWIWHCHRLNPVRYKSDCMDLYGIILDDLNVVSSILGTSNEESEKIWNTMYPSEPYELHLDSDSLQDFDENLLGDPESTTKYDLISAVKRQTTFFYQVSRSYWNDDTFLEGAVARYKGFLYLIKRNKERSMRRFCVPTYDVDLIWHSHQLHPASYCKDLVAIMGKVLEHDDTDSDRSKGQKLDVGFFETTNQWEETFGTRYWKAGAMHRGNPPSPLTFDKFKVDAMQNDSTPSNKNQNLIQLPQKMLVEVMLEIVDVRDLPSGHKGKLVVSFKKKQEDILFNAKKQLSISSQPEGKQVAVFQCESRGELVLELIYRPCVNFRMVRPAKVLGKTSINLEDSQNAACKLPLQKWLDLTSAVKWSKPISICVGLSLTPPVPAPYKLQMVSTRPSIRSYAPFLPWRKFQQTKNWTNVVDEAGNEIINIHSQNLTTEKSNTNIKLEVIGTTASDETHLLAELKGTTWSMMNSDWTLQRKKSSDEDENVFELTGTRKVIIFPGRKLEFETRYYGNERGNCFLTAVEFSPKDPYGKAVALMNLAYGFLEIKEEWLVLPAILSAFALSNFPHFSDGIQNGNK, encoded by the exons ATGGAGAAACAGCAAGAATTAGAGTGGGCTGAAGCCCAGAAAATTATAATAAGTGAAGACCTTTTGGTCAAAGCAAAACAACAGCTTCTTTTTCTGGCAGAAGTTGATAGGAATCGTTGCCTCTATGGTGGCTCAGTTTTAGAGCGAGCTACTTTCAG GTATAAATATTGCTGGCTTCCTTTACTAGCCAAACATGTAGAGACACCAATGACACAAGACCCTTTGGTAGTGCCTCTTGATTGTGAATGGATTTGGCATTGTCATAGGCTTAATCCG GTGCGTTACAAGAGCGACTGCATGGATCTTTATGGGATAATACTTGATGATTTGAATGTGGTTTCTTCAATTCTAGGAACCAGCAATGAGGAAAGTGAAAAAATCTGGAACACAATGTATCCAAGTGAGCCTTACGAACTTCATCTGGACAGTGACTCACTTCAAGACTTTGATGAAAACTTGTTGGGAGACCCAGAAAGTACCACAAAGTATGATCTAATCTCGGCTGTTAAAAGACAAACTACTTTCTTCTATCAG GTTTCTAGGTCATATTGGAATGATGATACTTTCCTTGAAGGAGCCGTGGCGCGATACAAGGGGTTTCTGTATTTGATCAAGAGGAACAAAGAAAGGTCTATGCGTCGTTTCTGCGTCCCAACATATGACGTTGATCTCATCTGGCATTCACACCAGTTGCACCCTGCATCTTACTGCAAAGATCTGGTGGCAATTATGGGTAAAGTGTTGGAGCATGATGACACAGATTCGGACAGAAGCAAGGGTCAAAAGCTGGATGTTGGATTTTTCGAAACCACCAACCAATGGGAAGAGACATTTGGAACAAGATACTGGAAAGCAGGAGCAATGCACAGGGGTAATCCCCCATCTCCTCTTACCTTTGATAAGTTCAAAGTAGATGCTATGCAGAATGATTCGACTCCATCCAATAAAAACCAGAATCTGATTCAGCTTCCACAGAAGATGCTTGTGGAG GTGATGCTTGAGATTGTTGATGTGAGAGACTTACCATCTGGGCATAAGGGTAAACTAGTTGTATCCTTCAAGAAGAAACAAGAAGATATACTTTTCAATGCTAAGAAACAATTAAGCATTTCGTCACAGCCGGAAGGGAAACAAGTTGCTGTCTTCCAATGCGAAAGCAGAGGCGAGTTGGTCCTTGAGCTCATTTACCGCCCATGTGTCAACTTTCGAATGGTGCGGCCGGCCAAAGTTTTGGGAAAAACTTCAATAAATCTCGAGGATTCGCAAAATGCAGCATGTAAACTACCACTTCAGAAGTGGTTAGATTTGACGTCTGCAGTCAAATGGTCGAAGCCTATTAGTATTTGCGTTGGTCTCTCTTTGACTCCTCCTGTTCCGGCGCCATACAAGTTGCAAATGGTTTCCACCCGTCCATCCATACGAAGCTATGCTCCATTCCTGCCTTGGAGAAAGTTTCAACAAACAAAAAATTGGACAAATGTTGTGGATGAGGCTGGCAACGAGATCATAAACATCCACAGCCA GAACTTGACAACTGAGAAATCTAACACTAACATCAAGTTAGAAGTGATTGGCACAACTGCATCGGATGAAACTCATCTCCTGGCAGAACTAAAGGGAACAACGTGGTCTATGATGAACTCCGATTGGACGTTACAGAGAAAGAAGAGCAGTGATGAAGATGAAAATGTATTTGAGCTCACAGGCACCCGGAAG GTGATTATTTTTCCTGGTAGAAAATTGGAGTTTGAAACTAGATACTATGGAAATGAAAGAGGAAATTGCTTTCTTACAGCAGTAGAATTCTCACCGAAGGATCCATATGGGAAGGCAGTGGCTTTGATGAATTTAGCATATGGTTTTTTAGAG ATCAAGGAAGAGTGGCTAGTACTCCCTGCGATATTGTCTGCATTTGCTCTCTCTAACTTCCCCCATTTCAGTGATGGCATACAAAATgggaataaataa
- the LOC107607112 gene encoding uncharacterized protein LOC107607112, with amino-acid sequence MAEQPPPTPSELLRMVTELRQAMAEENQRMANQIANLNNTRTENNNDRQERTEEAEQQLGPTHVSDTARQEEEQPEHNEEAQKDIENDDQESSPGPFTEEVMNFVLPRRFTLSTTLTPYDGLGDPKKYIKKFTSIIIVNGASDKVLYRCFPSYLDGPALDWFCSLPAGSISRFRDISKPFEEHFAGSAIYLHDSDYLNTVKQGQHESLKDYMTRFTKIAIRQIDIEELRQARKVEKPHYRDDDKTWDSKKNFKPIPRYETYTKFNTKRDDIIKEILNSKLIKPPRKASSYPDSKGTDRSKYCSFHQKHGHNTDDCIIAKDLLERLARQGHLDKYISSHTQRRAPPSGDQSLVTQHGRDRDRPNNSHPELPTRTINCISGGFAGGGATSSARKRSYRAILSINADQSQQQPLPRSPQITFQTADHDTSVANLDDPVDNTIATDFWPTLLPNSQYRVQLKTTSNGLHTSTDPPTHKGVEQHIPRESNGRADILSKLASTQPNGSSLYQSTLLKPSIELTQVLSVTQEADWRSPYIQYLQTGILPGNVENARHFHR; translated from the exons ATGGCTGAACAACCTCCACCCACACCGTCCGAACTACTCCGGATGGTGACCGAGTTGCGGCAAGCCATGGCCGAGGAGAACCAAAGAATGGCAAATCAAATCGCCAATTTGAATAACACTCGAACCGAAAATAACAATGACCGACAAGAACGGACAGAAGAAGCTGAGCAGCAATTAGGACCAACACATGTCTCAGACACTGCTCGACAGGAAGAGGAGCAACCCGAACATAATGAGGAAGCTCAGAAAGACATAGAGAATGACGATCAGGAAAGCTCCCCCGGACCATTCACGGAGGAGGTGATGAACTTCGTGCTACCCCGAAGGTTTACTCTGTCGACCACCCTAACTCCCTATGATGGGTTAGGTGATCCGAAGAAATACATCAAGAAATTCACCTCCATAATAATAGTAAACGGTGCATCTGATAAAGTTTTATATCGTTGTTTTCCATCTTACTTAGACGGTCCcgcacttgattggttttgttctttgcctgCAGGTTCTATTTCTCGATTTCGAGACATATCAAAGCCCTTTGAGGAGCACTTCGCTGGATCAGCCATCTACCTACATGACTCCGATTACCTGAACACAGTCAAGCAAGGCCAGCACGAAAGCCTCAAGGACTACATGACGCGCTTCACAAAGATAGCCATAA GACAGATCGACATCGAAGAACTCCGACAAGCTCGGAAAGTAGAAAAGCCTCACTATAGAGACGACGACAAAACATGGGACAGCAAGAAGAATTTCAAACCAATTCCACGATATGAGACCTACACCAAATTCAACACCAAGCGCGATGATATCATCAAGGAGATCTTGAATTCGAAATTAATCAAGCCACCAAGAAAAGCTAGCAGTTACCCAGATTCAAAAGGCACCGACCGATCAAAATACTGCTCCTTCCACCAGAAGCACGGACACAATACCGACGACTGCATCATTGCCAAAGACCTACTGGAGCGACTAGCTCGGCAGGGTCACCTAGACAAATACATCAGCAGTCACACGCAGCGGCGAGCACCTCCTTCAGGAGACCAAAGCTTGGTTACACAACATGGCCGAGATAGAGACCGACCGAACAATAGCCATCCCGAACTACCAACACGTACAATTAACTGTATTTCTGGAGGTTTTGCAGGTGGAGGAGCCACAAGCTCGGCAAGAAAGAGATCTTACCGAGCTATACTTTCCATCAACGCCGATCAAAGTCAACAGCAGCCGCTGCCGCGATCTCCACAGATAACATTCCAGACAGCCGATCATGACACCAGTGTAGCAAATCTGGATGATCCCGTC GACAACACAATTGCAACCGATTTTTGGCCGACTTTATTGCCGAATTCTCAGTACCGAGTACAACTGAAGACTACATCGAATGGTCTTCATACATCGACGGATCCTCCAACCCACAAGGGTGTGGAGCAG CACATACCAAGGGAGAGTAATGGCCGAGCTGACATTCTGTCTAAACTCGCCAGCACTCAACCAAATGGGTCATCACTTTATCAGTCAACACTACTCAAGCCAAGCATTGAACTAACACAAGTCTTAAGTGTAACACAAGAAGCAGATTGGAGATCCCCATACATACAGTATCTCCAGACAGGGATCTTGCCAGGCAACGTCGAAAATGCTCGACACTTCCACCGATAA